The stretch of DNA GCCGCCAGGCTTTCCCCATGCATACGGTTTATCTTCGTCGGGACTTCTCCCCCGAACGCCTCCGCAGACTACTGCTTGGCCGTTCCAGCGGGAACAATACCATTGACCTGGAAAAAACGACCGGCTGGCTGGAAAAAGCCAAGGACAGCTCGATCTTCATTAATAATTTTGAATTTTTTCCGGCCGGGACGCCGGTCGGTTCTGCCAGGCTGATCGCCGGCAGCGCCAGAATAATCCCTGGCTTTGACGGAACGATCATCAATCTGCCGCCGCTGCGCGACCGAACTTCCGATCTTCCTCTGCTGATCAATCATTTCCTGGAAAATTTCAGTGACCGCTATGGCCTGGAGATCAGGAAGATCAGTCAGCCCGTGGAAGATCTTTTATTTAAATACCAATGGCCGGGAAACACCCGTGAGTTGGAACTGGTGATCGAGCGGTTTTTTCTGGACTTTACCGGTGAGGCGGTCTCGCCGACGCGGCTGGCTTTTGAGCTGACGCTCGGCGAGGCTGAACCTTTGGGAAGCGGCTTTCTTGAATCCTTCGAAAATGAGTATTTACATCGGGTATATGAAGAAGCCGGAAGCACTGAAAAAGCAGCCGCTGCCCTTAATATCCCGGCCGAAATGCTGACCGCTAAGCTATAGGGAAATGCCCGGGGCCGGACTCGAACCGGCACGGCTTATACAGCCGAGGAATTTTAAGTCCCTTGTGTCTGCCATTCCACCACCCGGGCACTAAAGAGGGTTATTTCGGTTTCTTCTTTTTTCCAACCTGTTTGTACTCGAGGTTGCGCTTCCAATCAAGAAGCTTTTCTTCACTTTGCTTCAGGAACATCGTGATCTTATCCTCAAAATTCCCTGGTTGCCCGCTATGCTCTTCGCGTGGCTTTTTGGGCCTGGGGGGAGCAAAAACGGCTTTTCCAACCTGCTTGATCGACAGGTCGTATTTCCCTTCTTTATTGACCCCAAGGACCTTGACCTTGATAACATCACCGATCCGAAGATGCTTGGTGATATCGGTCACGTACGAATCTGAAACCTGGGAAATATGGACCAACCCAACAAGCTTTTCCGGCAGTTCCATGAAAGCGCCAAAATTTGTTATTCCGGTGACTTTCCCTTCAACTTCCAAACCTACATCTAACGGCAAATATTTTTCACCCCCTGCGACAAATTATTTCAGCATCACTTTGTAAGCGGTTTCCCCTTTTTTGATCAACCCGAGCTTAGTCCTGGCAATTTCTTCGGTCAGGTCGCTTGTGTTTAACCTGGCCAGACGTTCATTAAGGCCTTGATAACGGACCTCCTCAAGCGTCACCCTCTTTCCGGCCGCGTCTTTAGCCCCGGAAAGCTCCCGGTAATTGATTATATCCTGACGGATCAAAAAAATAAAGTAAATAATGGCTAAAATCGCGGCAATTGAGCCCAGCCTTTTCATTGGATCACCCAAGCCGCAAAGTACCAATTGAGAATTGCCTGACAAAAAAACAAAGAAATGACCCCGCCAAAAGCCAATGCCGGACCGAAAGGAATATAATTATCCATTTTAACCTTTTTACCCAATAATAAAACAATAGCTACAAGAGCGGCGCTAAGATAAGCGACAAAAAGAGCCACGACCATCCCGACCGGCCCCAGATAAACCCCCATAAAGGCCGCCAGATAAAGATCCCCCTCTCCCACAACCTCTTTTTTGAACCACATCCCTCCCAGCTTGGCAACTACCAGGAAAAACAAAAATCCCAACGCGCCGCCAAAGACCGACTCTCCCAGCAGCGCCAACGAGCCGGCTTCGCCTGACCGGAAACCGGCAAAAAGCAACCCAAAAACTATGCCGCTTATGCTAACCACGTCAGGGATAAGAAGATGCTCAAGGTCAATGAACACAATGACCAGCAGGCCTAAAACAAATACCAGGTAAAAAAGGAAATAGATCATGTCTCCGGAAACAAATTGCCAGGTCGCGACAAAAAAGAAAGCACTTAACGTTTCGACCAGGGGATAGCGGATTGAGATCGGCTCCCGGCAGCCGCTGCATTTCCCTTTTAATATAAGATAACTGATTATCGGGAATAACTCCCAGGGGGACAATTGTTTGCCGCAAGCAGGGCAATGCGAAGCCGGCCAGACCACTGATTCATTTCGGGGTAAGCGATGAATGCAAACATTCAAAAAACTGCCAACAACCGCACCAATAATGATAAAAAAGAATAAAATTAACATGACCTTGACTTTAGGGTGAGGTGATTATATAGTATCCTCAACCTTAAGTCAAACCAGAGGAGTATTTTGTGGATATTTTTTATTTATTGCGCCAATTATACGAGAATAAAGGTTCAGATCTGTTGCTGGCCAGCAGAAATTTCCCTTCTTTACGCATTAACAATGCCTTAGCCAAGATCGGGGATAGCGTATTAAGCGTTGAAAATGTTGAGGCGCTGGTCACCCAAATCATCAGCAAGGAAGACCTGGCAGAATTTAAAGCCTGCAAAGAGCTCGACACTTCTTACGAAGACGAACAAAGCCGTTATCGGATCAACCTCCACTACCAAATGGGGGGGATTGGAGCGACAATCCGCCTGGTCCCAAAACAGATCCCGACTTTGGAGACCCTAAACCTCCCGGCAATCGTCAAATCATTTACCAAGCTGGAGCGGGGACTGGTCCTCGTCACGGGACCAACCGGTTGCGGCAAATCAACTACTCAGGCTTCAATGATCGACCAGATCAACTCAACCCGCCCCTGCCATGTCGTAACAATCGAAGACCCGATCGAGTTCGTCCACACGCCAAAACAAGCGATCATCGAACAGCGTGAGGTCGGCCTTGACACCAACTCCTTTGCTGAAGCGTTAAAGCGAGTCCTCCGCCAGGCTCCGGATGTCATTCTAGTCGGTGAAATGCGCGACCTGGAATCGATCCAAATGGCGATCACCGCGGCGGAAACCGGCCACTTTGTCATTTCTACCCTGCACACGCAGGACGCGGTCCAAAGCATTGACCGTATCATCGACGTCTTCCCGCCCCACCAACAAACCCAGGTCAGGACACAGCTCTCTTTAACTCTGCATGGGATCATCTCCCAGCAATTGATCCCCAGAGCGGATAAAAAGGGATTGGTAGGGGCTTATGAGATCCTAAGGGCCACCTCTGGCATCCGTAACATCATCCGCAAAGGTTCAACCCAGGAGATCTTTTCAATGATGGAGATCGGCAGTCAAACCGGCATGCAAACCATGGATGCCTCGCTTCTGGCGCTATTAAAAAACAATCAGATCACCGGCGAACAAGCCCTTACCTACGCGATAAACCGGGACAGAATGGAAAAGCTGATCAGTGGCGCTGCCTAGTTTCCTGATCAAAAACACCCCAAAACTAAAACACATCAGGGAGATCCGTGATAAATTGGCTGACCCCTCCCTCCACACAGTTTGTGAATCAGCATCCTGCCCGAACATCGGCGAATGCTTTTCCCAGGGGACCTGCACTTTTATGATCATGGGGAATATATGCAGCCGGCATTGCGCTTTTTGCGGGGTCGGCAAGGGAGAACCCCTCCCCCTCAGCCCTGAAGAACCCGTTAAAGTAGCAGCCGCGGCTAAAAAACTCGGGCTCAAATATGTTGTGATAACTTCGGTCACCAGGGACGATCTGCCGGACGGAGGGAGCCTCCATTTTGCCGAAACCATTATGGCGGTAAAAGCCGAACTGCCGGAAGCTTCGGTCGAGGTCCTGATCCCTGATTTTCAAGGAGACCCCCAGGCACTGCAAACTGTCCTGCAAGCCAACCCGACTGTTTTAAATCATAATATTGAAACCCTCCCCAGGCTGTACCCGCGGGTCAGGCCGCAGGCAAACTACCAGCAATCACTAAAAGTTCTAAGAAGCGCCGCCGAGAGCGGTGTTTACACTAAGAGCGGTTTTATGGTAGGATTAGGAGAAGAAAAGGGCGAGATTATAGGAGTTCTGGCCGATTTGCGTCATGCCGGCTGTGATTTTGTTACCATTGGCCAGTATCTTCCACCTTCACGGCGGCATCTTCCGGCCGATCGCTTTGTTACACCGGAAGAATTCGAAGAATATGAAGAGGTTGGCCGGCAGATGGGCTTCCTGAAAGTTGAGTCAGGCCCTTTTGTCCGGAGTTCCTATCATGCCAAGGAGATCTTAAAAAACAATGCAAAAGTTTGAGGAAGCCCAAAGATTATTAAAACTGCCGATCTACGTTTTTGCCCAGGCTGACAAATTAAAAGCGGAAAAAGCCGCGCAAGGGGTCGATCTTATCGATATGGGGATGGGGAACCCGGATATCCCCCCGCCAAAAGAAGCGATCGCCACCTTGGTTGATTCGTTAAAAAATCCTGAGATCCACCGCTACCCTTCATTTGAAGGAGCGCCTGAATTCAAGGAAGCAGTCGCCGGCTGGTGCAAAAAACAATATGACATCAATATCGACCCGGACCACGAGGTCGTCACCCTGATCGGCTCCAAAGAAGGGGTCGTCCATTTTACTTTTGCATACGTCAATCCGGGCGACTTTACCCTGGTCCCGATGCCGGCGTATCCCGCCCATTTCCGGGGGACCATTCTGGCCGGTGGCGAAGCGATCGCCCTGCCGACGACCGAACATAAGAATTACCTGCCCGACCTGAAGATAGTTGTTCCCGGCATCGCCGACAAAGCCAAGATCATGTTCTTGAGCTTTCCGACCAACCCGACCGGGGCGCTGGCGCCGCGGGAATTCTTTGAAGAAGCGGTCGCTTTCTGCAAAAAACACAATATTATTCTGGTCCACGATTTTGCCTATGCCGAGATCTATTTTAACGGCCAAAAGCCGCTCTCGATCTTTTCTATCCCTGGAGCCAAAGATATTGCCATTGAATTCCACACCACTTCCAAGACCTTTGGCATGCCCGGCTGGCGCTGCGGCTTTGCCGTCGGCAACCGGGCCCTGATCGAATCGCTCCGCAAGATCAAGACCAATTTGGACTATGGGCTTTTTACCGCCGTGCAGAAAGCGGCGATCACCGCCTTCAACCAGAAGAACGGCTACATTGACCAGGTTCGCGCCACCTACCAGCGCCGGCGCGACGTTTTAGTCGACGGCCTTAACGCCCTCGGCTGGAAGATCAAAAAACCAAAAGGATCGATGTATGTCTGGATCCCTGTCCCGCAGGGGTTTGACTCGACCGAATTTACCATGCACCTGGTTGATAAGACCGGCGTCGTCGTTTCGCCGGGGGTCGCGTTCGGCGATATCGGCGAAGGGTATGTCAGGGCCGCTCTGGTCGTTCCCGAAGACCGGATCTGCCAGGCACTCGAGCGGATGGAAAAAGCCGGCATCAAGTACAATGGATAGACCGGTCATTGGGATCACCATGGGTGATCCGGCTGGTATCGGCCCGGAGATCTGCGCCAAAGCCGTTACTTCCCGTGAGATCCAAAGTGTCGCCCGCTGCATCGTCATTGGCGACAGCGGGGTCCTGCGGTTGGGTTTGCAAGCGGCCAAGATCAAAGGGATTGACCTGCACCCGCTGGCGCGCGTTTCCGACGCCCTCTTCCAACCAAAAACTATCGACCTTTTTGACCTCAACAACGTCGACCTCCCCAGGCTCAAGCTCGGCCAGGTCTCTAAAATGGCGGGACGGGCCGCTTTTGAATATATCGACAAAGCAATTGACCTGGCGCTGGCCAAAGAGATCGACGCGATCACGACCGGCCCGATCAATAAAGAGTCGATCCGCAAAGCCGGCTTCCGTTTTGACGGCCACACCGAGATCCTGGCGGCCAAGACCAAAAGCAAAAAATACGCCATGATGTTTGTTTCGGAAAAACTCTGGTTGATGCTGGCTACCACCCATCTTCCATTAAACTCCGTCAGCCGCCACCTCAAAAAAAAGAAACTCGTCGCCCAGATCAAAATGGCGCACGATTTTCTCCTGGCCGACCGGGGGAAAAAGCCGCGGATCGGGGTCGCGGGACTCAACCCGCACGCCGGCGAGAACGGGATCTTCGGCAAAGAAGAGCTTAAAATAATCAAGCCGGCGGTCGAGGAAGCGAGAAAAATTGGGGTCGATGTCGAAGGGCCGATCTCTCCCGACGCGATCTTTTTTCTGGCCAACAGCGGTAAGTACGATATCGTCATCGCCATGTATCACGACCAGGGACTGATCCCGCTCAAACTTCTCTCGTTTAACCACTCGGTCAATGTCACGGTCGGCCTGCCGATCGTCCGGACCTCCGTTGACCACGGAACAGGCTTCAATATTGCCGGCAAGGGGTGGGCCAGCCCGGACAGTCTGATCGCGGCGATCAAAGTTGCCGCCCATTTTGCCCGCCGCAAATGACCCCTACCCTGGCCGAGGTCACCCGGCAGCTGCTTGAAGTTTACAATCGTTTTCCCCGTAAAAGGCTGGGCCAACATTTCCTGATCGACCCGCAGGTCGTCGCCAGGATCATCTCCGCTGCTGAACTGGGAAAAGACGACCTGGTGGTCGAGATCGGCTCCGGCCTGGGAGTGGTCACGGCCGAGTTGGGCAAAGCGGTCTACCACCTGATCGCCGTCGAGATCGACCAGGAACTGGTTAGCATCAGCAAAAAAATCCTGGCCCCTCTGCCCAACATTAGCTTTGTGCCGCAGGATATCCTGAAGACCGACCTTGCTGATCTGGCACTCGGGCGACATTATAAAGTTGTCGGCAACCTTCCTTATTACATTACCTCTCCCATCGTTGAAAAGATCCTGACCGCTTCGGCCAAACCGGAACTTGCGGTGGTCATGACCCAAAAAGAAGTGGCCGAAAGAATGGTCGCCAAGCCGGGCACAAAGAATTACGGCTCGTTCTCGATCTTCTGTCAGTTTTACGCCGTGGTTGAGCTCTGCTCGCTCGTCTCAAAGTCCTCTTTTCTCCCCTGGCCGGAGGTCAGCTCGGCAATAGTTAAGCTTGTCCCTTATAAGACGGCAAAGTATCCGGTCAAGGATGAACATTTGTTTTTTGATATCGTCCATGCCGCTTTTCAGCAGCGGCGAAAAAAAATGCGGAATTCATTGGCCAGGTTCGAAGTAGTTAACTCTCCGGTTGACCTGGACCGGCGACCGGAAACAGTTTCAATTGAAGAGTTTGCCGCCATCACCAACGCTATATAGCGTATTTCCTATTTTATGTATTTGGCAATATAAGAAACACTGACCCCGCCGGCACTGGAAAAATCCCCGCCAACATAAATATTGCCTGACCCGTCAAGCGCGACCGCCCGGACCAGGTTCCCGTCCAACCCGCTCCCAAACGCTTCCCAGGTCGCTCCATCATAAGCGGCCAGACCGTTAACGGTCACGCCCCCAGCGGCAGCAAATTTACCGGCAATATATATTTTACCTGATGAGTCGGCAACTATGCTGGAAACCATTTCTCCGTCACTGGCCCCAACCGGTAGTTGCTCCCAAGACGATCCGTCAAATCGGCTTAAAATTCGTTTATCCGAGGTCGTTGAATCTATCAAAGCCCCTCCGGCAAAGATATTGGCAGTCACCGGCGCTATCGCGTTAATATAATAACTTCGGCCACTCGACAGATCTGACCAGCTTACCCCGTTCCAGCTGGCGATCCGATTGGCATTTACCCCGGAAACTGTATTAAGGAAAGACCCTCCGGCAACAAGACGATAAGTAGAGTTGGAAGCAACCGCATGGACCGGGCTATCGGTCCCGCCAGCTAAATTGCGCCACGCCAGTCCATCCCAGGCGGCAGCGTTAGAAACAATATTCCCGCCAGCCGAAGTAAACGACCCGCCGACATAAAGCATGCCGGCCGAATCAAACGCCAGCGCGTAGATCTCCCCGTTTACTCCGCCACCGACATCCTGCCAGACGGTGCCGTTCCAGCGGGCAAGGTTGGAGACTGACACATCGCCATCGCTGTTATGGGCAGTGGTAAAATTGCCGCCGGCGTAAATATTGCCGCTGGAGTCCCTGGCCAAAGCGTTGACTACTCCGCTAAGCCCTTTGCCAAGCGGTTCCCATCTGGTCCCGTTCCAACGGGCAATATGTCTGGTGTCGGCGATCCCGTTGGCCTCGTCAAAAGAGCCGGCAGCGATCAAAACCCCGCTGTCATCAAAGATCAAGGCATAAACCGGCGCGTCCATCCCGCCGCCGATCTTTTGCCAGCCGCTGGCCGGCAAAGTGGTGGTGGTCGTCGTCACGACCGAAGAATCGCCGCAGCCATTGGCATAAGCCAAAGCGACCAGGATCAAACCATAAATTAAAGCGTGCCACCAGAATATTCCTTTAAACATTATTGCGTCCTCCATAACGAAAAAGCTTTGCACCGGTATTATACAACAACGTTATTGCTCTCGCTTGACCGAAAACCAGGTCAGGCAATCAAAAGGGAGGCCGGCTTCGTTGATCAAAACTTTTTCCACGGCAGCTAATTTAATTTTATACCCTTCTTCCTCAAAGATCGTTTTAAGTTCCGGATAAAGCTCGGCTTGCTCGATGATCGCTTTTACACAGCTGTTATCGTCCAAATATTTTTTCCTTTGTTTCCAAAGAGGGGCGCCGCTTGCTGCCGCGGCCAACCGTTGGGAAAGCGTTTTGTCTGACCCAAAGGCCTTTTCCAATCGGCCAATGAACAGAATATCAATCTTCCTGTCTTTTGGAAGTTTTTTAATGATTCTAGACAATAACGCGATCTGATCATCGAGTGGCAGGCTTGAGTTTGAACGGAAGCGGGCAACCCCATGATTGAGGGGACTTTCGGAGATAGACAGGCTGATCGCCTTATTTTGCCGGTCAATAACCGACCAGGTTGTTTCCTTTAACTCCTGATCGCGGCTGACCTGGACGTCGGCCGGAAAACCGCAACCAGCGGTGATCACCGCCAGCAAAGAGAGGGCCAGCCAGGCAGGCTTAACATTTCTCAGCATTTCTAGTATTATAGCTTATTATGATGAAAGGCAAAATAACTGTTGTTGGAGCTGGCAACGTCGGGGCCCAGTGCACCTACCGGCTTGCCCAGCGCGAGATCAGCGAGGTCGTTTTAATTGACGTGGTCGAAGGGTTGCCTCAGGGGAAAGCGCTCGACATGTCGCAAGCCGGAGCGATCGATGGTTATAACAGCAGGATCCTCGGCACCAACAATTACGCCGACACCAAAGATTCAAAGGTGGTAGTGATCACCGCCGGCCTGGCAAGAAAGCCGGGAATGTCGCGCGACGACCTGATCCATAAGAACGCCGAGATAATCAAAGGGGTTGTTGAAAATATCTGCCGGCACTCCCCTAACGCCGTTTTGCTTGTCGTGACCAACCCGCTCGATGTCATGACCTACCAGGCGTTAAAAGTTTCCGGATTCCCGGCTAACCGGGTTATTGGGATGGCCCCCCTGCTTGACGCCGCGAGAATGAAACATTTTATTGCCGAGCTGGCCAAGGTCCCGGTCAAAGAGGTTTAT from Candidatus Margulisiibacteriota bacterium encodes:
- a CDS encoding response regulator, whose product is MYNILVVDDELSIRESFALILKGIYHIFSAASGEAALKLAADHKIDLVYLDFRMPGINGLETLKRLKQIDPSLEVIMITAVNDVQKASAAIKLGANNYIIKPFDVDAVLKMTERLLQRKALIKGGEEAQKKNQRPAPLVGQSEAIISANKLISKAATTDGPVLIVGEAGTEKSAAAELIHSQSGRQAFPMHTVYLRRDFSPERLRRLLLGRSSGNNTIDLEKTTGWLEKAKDSSIFINNFEFFPAGTPVGSARLIAGSARIIPGFDGTIINLPPLRDRTSDLPLLINHFLENFSDRYGLEIRKISQPVEDLLFKYQWPGNTRELELVIERFFLDFTGEAVSPTRLAFELTLGEAEPLGSGFLESFENEYLHRVYEEAGSTEKAAAALNIPAEMLTAKL
- a CDS encoding septum formation initiator family protein, yielding MKRLGSIAAILAIIYFIFLIRQDIINYRELSGAKDAAGKRVTLEEVRYQGLNERLARLNTSDLTEEIARTKLGLIKKGETAYKVMLK
- the mdh gene encoding malate dehydrogenase, which encodes MKGKITVVGAGNVGAQCTYRLAQREISEVVLIDVVEGLPQGKALDMSQAGAIDGYNSRILGTNNYADTKDSKVVVITAGLARKPGMSRDDLIHKNAEIIKGVVENICRHSPNAVLLVVTNPLDVMTYQALKVSGFPANRVIGMAPLLDAARMKHFIAELAKVPVKEVYAEVLGSHGDLMVPIPRLSTVRGTPITELFSPEQVKQVIDKTTNGGAEIVALLKTGSAYYAPGSAAAQMAEAIVRDTKQLFGTCVLLSGIYGINDVCLGVPARLGKNGVAEIVAVKLTDEELGALQKAGEAAKKLCDILHK
- a CDS encoding PilT/PilU family type 4a pilus ATPase produces the protein MDIFYLLRQLYENKGSDLLLASRNFPSLRINNALAKIGDSVLSVENVEALVTQIISKEDLAEFKACKELDTSYEDEQSRYRINLHYQMGGIGATIRLVPKQIPTLETLNLPAIVKSFTKLERGLVLVTGPTGCGKSTTQASMIDQINSTRPCHVVTIEDPIEFVHTPKQAIIEQREVGLDTNSFAEALKRVLRQAPDVILVGEMRDLESIQMAITAAETGHFVISTLHTQDAVQSIDRIIDVFPPHQQTQVRTQLSLTLHGIISQQLIPRADKKGLVGAYEILRATSGIRNIIRKGSTQEIFSMMEIGSQTGMQTMDASLLALLKNNQITGEQALTYAINRDRMEKLISGAA
- the pdxA gene encoding 4-hydroxythreonine-4-phosphate dehydrogenase PdxA — protein: MDRPVIGITMGDPAGIGPEICAKAVTSREIQSVARCIVIGDSGVLRLGLQAAKIKGIDLHPLARVSDALFQPKTIDLFDLNNVDLPRLKLGQVSKMAGRAAFEYIDKAIDLALAKEIDAITTGPINKESIRKAGFRFDGHTEILAAKTKSKKYAMMFVSEKLWLMLATTHLPLNSVSRHLKKKKLVAQIKMAHDFLLADRGKKPRIGVAGLNPHAGENGIFGKEELKIIKPAVEEARKIGVDVEGPISPDAIFFLANSGKYDIVIAMYHDQGLIPLKLLSFNHSVNVTVGLPIVRTSVDHGTGFNIAGKGWASPDSLIAAIKVAAHFARRK
- a CDS encoding prepilin peptidase yields the protein MLILFFFIIIGAVVGSFLNVCIHRLPRNESVVWPASHCPACGKQLSPWELFPIISYLILKGKCSGCREPISIRYPLVETLSAFFFVATWQFVSGDMIYFLFYLVFVLGLLVIVFIDLEHLLIPDVVSISGIVFGLLFAGFRSGEAGSLALLGESVFGGALGFLFFLVVAKLGGMWFKKEVVGEGDLYLAAFMGVYLGPVGMVVALFVAYLSAALVAIVLLLGKKVKMDNYIPFGPALAFGGVISLFFCQAILNWYFAAWVIQ
- a CDS encoding LL-diaminopimelate aminotransferase; this translates as MQKFEEAQRLLKLPIYVFAQADKLKAEKAAQGVDLIDMGMGNPDIPPPKEAIATLVDSLKNPEIHRYPSFEGAPEFKEAVAGWCKKQYDINIDPDHEVVTLIGSKEGVVHFTFAYVNPGDFTLVPMPAYPAHFRGTILAGGEAIALPTTEHKNYLPDLKIVVPGIADKAKIMFLSFPTNPTGALAPREFFEEAVAFCKKHNIILVHDFAYAEIYFNGQKPLSIFSIPGAKDIAIEFHTTSKTFGMPGWRCGFAVGNRALIESLRKIKTNLDYGLFTAVQKAAITAFNQKNGYIDQVRATYQRRRDVLVDGLNALGWKIKKPKGSMYVWIPVPQGFDSTEFTMHLVDKTGVVVSPGVAFGDIGEGYVRAALVVPEDRICQALERMEKAGIKYNG
- the lipA gene encoding lipoyl synthase, producing MALPSFLIKNTPKLKHIREIRDKLADPSLHTVCESASCPNIGECFSQGTCTFMIMGNICSRHCAFCGVGKGEPLPLSPEEPVKVAAAAKKLGLKYVVITSVTRDDLPDGGSLHFAETIMAVKAELPEASVEVLIPDFQGDPQALQTVLQANPTVLNHNIETLPRLYPRVRPQANYQQSLKVLRSAAESGVYTKSGFMVGLGEEKGEIIGVLADLRHAGCDFVTIGQYLPPSRRHLPADRFVTPEEFEEYEEVGRQMGFLKVESGPFVRSSYHAKEILKNNAKV
- a CDS encoding S1 RNA-binding domain-containing protein, encoding MPLDVGLEVEGKVTGITNFGAFMELPEKLVGLVHISQVSDSYVTDITKHLRIGDVIKVKVLGVNKEGKYDLSIKQVGKAVFAPPRPKKPREEHSGQPGNFEDKITMFLKQSEEKLLDWKRNLEYKQVGKKKKPK
- the rsmA gene encoding ribosomal RNA small subunit methyltransferase A — its product is MTPTLAEVTRQLLEVYNRFPRKRLGQHFLIDPQVVARIISAAELGKDDLVVEIGSGLGVVTAELGKAVYHLIAVEIDQELVSISKKILAPLPNISFVPQDILKTDLADLALGRHYKVVGNLPYYITSPIVEKILTASAKPELAVVMTQKEVAERMVAKPGTKNYGSFSIFCQFYAVVELCSLVSKSSFLPWPEVSSAIVKLVPYKTAKYPVKDEHLFFDIVHAAFQQRRKKMRNSLARFEVVNSPVDLDRRPETVSIEEFAAITNAI